From Juglans regia cultivar Chandler chromosome 9, Walnut 2.0, whole genome shotgun sequence:
aagagGAACTTTTTTCCCAGAGACAAATGCATGCTAGATATGCCATTCATTCaaaatgatgatcatgatgatcaattAATTTGCAGgccaaataattaaaagatatttacaaacaTTACCTAACAACTAACCTAAACATGTTGGAATTAAGAAATGGGCTAAATAATTATTACCTCTCACACACAAAAAAGTGCTTAAAAACGTGCAAGTTGAatacatcatattatatatatatatatatatatatatatatatatatatatatatacacgcgcACAATGCATGccaacactacaagaaaaacggtctattgtggcgattttttgTCTGATGCAAATAATATCGCCCAATAAGCAATTATTCACGGCGATTTTTGGGTCGATGCTACTTCGAATGGGCACATTTTAGATTTaccttttgcagcgattttaaacaCATTTAGGgtgtatttttagaataattgctgcaaaaaaaaattattcgtgatgatattttagtttcGCTAGCTAACACTTTAAATGAGTCAACAATTGCGACGAAACTCTGACGCAGCATAAATCACTGCAAATGATCATATGCAActatttatgagattatttgtgacgaattTAAGCACTACAAAaagtcatttttcttgtagtgcaatgagccatatatatataatagggtaCAAGAGTACACCAAGTCTTTAAtaatctcattaattaatttttggcGTTTTGAAAATGCCGACAACCTACACTTATTGCACTCTTGTCCAAAGAAAATGGATGATCCCATCCCTTTAACCCTATATATTTTCAATCTCATCCAATCTTACTGCCTTGTCCAAACACACACCAATAATCTTGCTTTGAAATCGTCAAGTCTTGTACGTACTACAATAATAGTAGATCTAACAATCTCTCAAGCATGATCGAGTTCATTGAGTtgcatcaaaatatatatatacatatatatatatatatataaaactttagatataagagattacacaaaaaaaaatctataaattgatgtggtttgatgttaaattatttttattataaagtagatctaacgaatccCATGAAACCACAtgatcagtttgtaaatttactttatataattGACTTTATGTATGTAACAGTTCTCTAAAAAAAACCATATTAAGGATGAATTTGGCAAGAATTGGTTGTCTTTATATATTTCATGCAAGAATTGAGCAAAACGTCACAATGttttttccccaaaaaaaatggatcctttttttttttaatccatggTTATGATCTATATGTATTAGGTGGGGtgcatcacaatttttttttttttttaaatagaaaggTATTGCTAAATATTATGATcattatctattatattttgtcttaCACAACCATGAACGGGTCCTACTTGCTgatcatggaaaaaaaaaaaaaaggagcctTTATAGAGGGGAAAAGTTAGCATGTATGAGGATAAGCAAGCGACAAAACTTCGAACAATCAaccatattattattgttgtttttgttgttatagtctcaatttaattatatcataaatattttaatcacaaagaaatttcataaaagtaaatttataaactgacttgacttgatatgatatattagattgtaaatctGCTAATTTTACTATagagtagatctaacgtatcatataaaatcatataaataatctGATGGGATATTTGAACCAAGCACCCACATAATTTAAGTTAGGATTTACGTaacatttcaagaaaattaagTTTGGGATATTTGGCATTTcttctttggattttttgtCTCTTGGAATACTTTATACTATGTAACATAATTATGGGAGATGATGGATCAGTTTTCCACCTTCTTGCCTTTGACCCGATCGATACAAAAATCCCAAACTGTGCCGTGTTCCTAAATCAAGCATTAATTAATCAGATAATTAACATTTCTTGACCATAAGGATAAGCCACCACACCAATAATCTTGTTGTTTGGGGCATTATCTTTTAGGTTTTAGTGGTTTGAGGATGGACACAATCGCAGCTGTTGAGGGATTTAGATCAAAGTTTCTGTACGTAGGACCATGAAAGATCTCAATCTTGAGTTTTTAATATCTCTTCGGGTTTTATCTATGTTATTTTTtgtcctaaattttatcattttcagtcACAGATAGTGATGCGACAAGTTTGAAGTATCTTACTTTATTCAGACGGTCTCAAATTAGATGCCACTTGAACAGTTAATACACTatctcctttttttattattattttaggccAAATTAATAGCAAATACCCTAaagctacgtttggatgttgagctgactTCAGTTCTTAGATATTAAGTAGTGGAGAGAGTTATGTGAGGCACATCTAAActaagtttaaagtgtgtttggatattaagatgagtttagtactttttatgagaagttgataaaggttgtgggtcccacgtataaggaggttttgagttgagatgagtttaataatttgagagttgggtgtttgaatgttaaactcagtttaaaattagactgaacttaGCTGAGTCTTgtaaccaaacgcagcctaagttAATCCTATGAACCACCTTGTTTCTTCAATCCAGGTTAGATTAGAGCTAGCCATTTGAAGTGTTGATTCATTTTTCCATGTTTTAAATTCCCTACTTGATCTACTACCTCTTACCCCTACATGCAATAGAGCAACACAATACCTTGAattaggcaaaaaaaaaaaacatcaaagcTAATTGCATGCATGTACAAACTTTTGGTGAGACATGTTAGGGGTTCTAGAATAGTGTGCAAAACCACATGGCCCTGTGGGACTTGGCAGACAAACATGATCTTATTGaaatccttcttcttcttcttttttttaccaGAACAGTTTAAGGCATAAACTAGTGGCATTGGACTGGCTGAAATTGCAGGCTCTGATAGTAACAGTTCACAATTATAGAGAGGCCATGATTCTTGGCTGCACATACACATGGGGGAAGACtttcttttagaaaaagagGAATATCATGTAAACCAAACATCATCACATAAAACTGATTCTCCCTTGTCAATTTTGAGGTTTCTTGATAGCCATTACAGGGGGCATATTGTGTATATCTTTCTTTTTAACTGAAGGGACTTGGCAGCACCGTTACCATGTGATATTCTTACCTTTTCTTTCACTACATTTAAGTAATGATgcgtgtttatcatttttctattttaaaagagtaatgatacctacacaatatatttcacaacatatattgtaaaaaaaatggtatttttacAGGGTTTTAGCGGCGGTCAAAGGCCACGAAAACAAAAAACCACACAATTTTGTggtgtttttatatatataaaataaccaTTGAGCCATCACTTgtggtgtttatatatatatatatatatatatataaatatggaaCTTTGAAATACCCTTGTGCGCATTATATTCACCTGGCAATATGATCACAAACATTGGGGTCTTTTGGGTAATATTCATGTCTTTGTGTCTTTTTGGTGGGATATAATAATTTAGTCcaaatgaattaagattaataattagaaataatcatGATTAAGATTAATAACAGGTTGGGAGCACTCGCCATGATGATGGgattgattaatttgaaaaaagccCTAGAAAAGTTGATGTTGAGATAAGTATGATAGCCTTGTTTCGAAGGAAAATGGCCTAGAAAGATTGATATCATCCACCAAGAAattaaagtagttttttttttttttttaatttttttccctctgAATATCATCAACAAAGTAGTTAGTTGTGCGTTGAGAGGGAATGTAGGAGAATAAAGCAAGAAAAGCAAACCCCATTAAAAGAAACCCACAAAGATTAATGGTTCAGAAAAAAAGCTTGGCAAAGAGACACTCTCATAAGGATGGAATTTCTTTATCATGATGAGCTGCTTTTAGTTAGAACCCATTgagaattttttcttatttttgtgttGTAGACTTCCTTTTTTTAACAATCCATGCGCATTAATCCCACTGCCGTTTGGGTTTATATGATCTATTTTATTAGGTTTCGGCCTCCCAATGAATGGTGTGCATCTTGGGcctttcaaacacaaataatgCCATTAGAAATTCTTTGGTCCCTTTTGACCTCAAAAGAAGAACTacttgtttttggtttttttttttcttaattccaATTGAAAGAACCAAATATATAGATAGAAAAGAAGTATTAACTTGACAATTGCTGAGCACCATTTCCATTGGCTTATAAACAAACCGTCCGTCAATCATGACCGAGTTAAAGAGCAATGTATAATGGAGGAAAGCTTTCAGATAGATCAGAGATATGACATCACTTGAAAACCACATATTCCAAATTATTTTGGTGTTTCTTGCAAGATTGAGAATTTGAAGTCTCTTTCTGCTACTGACCCACTTTTCTTATAGCCCAAAGAGGCTGCCAccgaatttttttcattttcctgaatatatatgtatatatatatatatatatatatatttcctttttgttttgaagattaGACGGCTATGGTACCCCTTTTATTTAACCTTGAAAGtcaaatttagaaaagtcaaAACTAACAGAACCTTGTGGAAATCTCaggaaaacaaacaaatatgtaaatataaaagcaATGGGAACCTGCTTCTCTAGACCATCATGTCGGTGGCATCTTCCTTTATAAAATTGCAGAAATTCACATCAAAGAGTATCCTATCATCCAGCCTGCACAAATCAGAATTGGTTGTTTGTTATGTTGGGacttggaataatacaaggtttaGACTTTGGACTGGAGTAGATAGCTATGACTtgatttcaacatccaaatttAAAACCTGTACACatttccaaatccaaatccaataaattctcaaaagatattaaaatCTGAATATAATTAGATAGGCTGTGTAAAACTGAATTAGTATTATCAACATTGGGTTTGGTTATTTGGAACACTGAACATCATCATTAGGACATTTTAACTTCCGAATAACCAATCCCAGTGTTGGTAATACTAATTCAGTTTTTCTCCCAGTTAGTGCAAGCCAGTAGTGTATTCGAGAGGTGTAGGTTTGCAACTTAAAAGaaggaacaaaatgaaaatccattTTGCACAACAGAAAACCCATAAAGACAGATCAATATCTAAGCATTTGATTCTATAGCCACATTGCATAAGAATCCGCAATCAACATGAAGATATTTGCATCCACTATGTTACATCAGTGTACAGTATTTCACAGTTACTTTAAGAGATTTGATCTTCTGAACAAGCTAaccttaactcttttctccaaTTGAAAACCCCTTCCaacaaatcataaattttcTATCTGCTCAAGGGATGAGAAATGCGAATCGATCCTGCTGAGAGTTTCTTGATCAATATCTGTCGTgctaatcaattttttcaaagaataatgAAACTTTTTTCTGGGTTCTGAATCAATTATAGGAGTCTGATCCTCCAGGGATGCATCTTTAATTCCTGTTTGATTAGATACTGTGTCCTGATTAAATAGCTGTAGTTTCATCTCCAAGCAAGATTTAAGATCCTCTTCATTTCGGGCTTTGTTCAACTTATCAATAAGATCACTTATAGTCGATGCCTTCTCAGTCTTCGAAATTTTGGCCTTTTTTGTTCCTTCATTTTGTTCATCTTGGTCATTTGGTTCATTAATGGCATCATCCAAATCGGGCTTCTGAagctcttttaatccctcatcAACAATTTGTTTAATCCTCCTCCTGAAGTTATCTTTTCTTATTGAGTTTGATCTTAGCTGCAACTTCAGTCTCGAGACCATTGTCTCAGTGTTGGCCTCCATAGAAGTAGGTTTAGGGTTTGAAACAGATGACTCGTCTTCAATGGACCCTTCAAGAATAGATTTCACAGAAAAAACTTCTTCAAGTAGActaatattatgcatgtatcgGTCAAAAGCTTCATCCTCCACTTCAACGTTTCTGTCCCTGTATTCCTTTAACTTGGAAAATCTCCATTCATTAATTGCTGCAGCATCCTGAGAAAACATCCTATATCAGGACAAGTAATTCTTACTGCCACAATATCtcaaatatgaatgaaaataaattgattcATTCCTTTTACCTTTTTAGTCAGTGGCTTTCTCGAACGGAGTGGGATTTGCACATTATTGAACTGGGCAAAATTGTTGGAAAGCTGCCGAAGTGATACAACTCTAAGCGAAGCCCTGAGATAAAgcccaaacaaaacaaaatgttcAAGGCAAAATAACTTGAAACAGCAGTGGTACATATATTTGTAAGAACTATGCCAAAGAAGTTGCTGAAAAGCAATGCCAAAAAGGGTTACAGCGGAGCCTCATAAAAGAAAGCATACTTAGCGACTTCAATTGTGGAAATCAAATTTGACAAAACAACACTTAATTTCCATGCAAAATGTGTCGAAAGGGATATTCAAAGCTGGTGGCCATTGAAACTAAATATTTCAAGATATCCTCTGCAAACTCAGATAATTAGAGATGGCATCGCCGAGAAGATGGAATGTTGATTGGCTGGGTGGAAGAGACTCTCTCTCTAAAGGCTGCTGGATAACTTTGAACAGAAATACATATCCAATTTGCCTACTTATAGTAGCATGTGGGAACGTCACTTTAGGGATGCTGTGGGTCTTACGGGAGTTCTGGTGTGGAAAAATATTGGGAAGGGGTTGGGAACTCTCtaattttatcctattttagGTTCAAAGATTAGATTTTGGTATGATGTGTGGTAGGGCTATAGGCGCCTAAATGCAACTTTACCCAAAATGTTTAGGATTTCTCGTTGTAAGAAGATCTCAGTAGCAAATTACTGGCAACTTTCTCATGGTACTAGACAATGGAATATCACCATTAAAAACTCGGTGCAGTAATGGAGTTGATTTCTTCATTCTTTCAGCTCTTCTGCTACTTCAGGATTAGAGGTCGGGTGTGGAGAGGATCCTGCGGACCCCTTCCAAGAAAAGGAATTTTGATGTTAAAACCTTTTATCATTTCCTATGCCCCCTCGAATCCTCCATTTCCTTGAAAAGATATTTGGAAAAACAAGGCTCCATCGGAGGTGACTTTCTATGTGTGGACAGCAGCATTAGGCAAGATATAAACTATCGATAAGCTGATAAAAAAGCGCATCACAGTGATGAATTGGTGCTGTTCATGCAAGAAGAGCGACAAAACCAGTGCACTACAAGGTGGCTAGAAATTTATTGGCCTTAGCTTTACATTTTTTGTGTGTAGCATAGGTAATGCCACAACCAGGTAGGGCTGTTGGCTTGTTGGAGATGTCAGAATATTGGTCAGTGCAGCACAGAAATTTGGCGGGTGGTTCTTGTGTGCTTAATGTTTCTTTGCAAGGAATGCAACGCTTGGAACTTTGAAGATTGTGAGATTACAGTAGTAGGCCAGGAGCCATTATGCTAAAAACACAATATCTGTCAGCTGCCTATAGTTCTAGCTTTTCCAATTATCTAGAATTTATGCATTACTTTTACTTCTCCTCCCTAATTGGGCACTTTCTCCtgtttgtattctttttttttatcggttgTATTCCTGTTTGTATTCTACGCCTTGATAAAATTGCTGgactaatttgaaaaaaatatgaacttcGCATATGTAACTTAACTATGTAAAACAAAGAAGTGAGACAGCAGACTTTTTTTGGTATAAAGTTTATGTATTGCTACACAGCTGTGAAGATAATAAGAATTGGAGGCAGGACTGAAAAGGCtgagcaaaaagaaaagaaaagataaataaaaccGTTATGATACATAAGGCTCAATATAATCCCGTGGTAGAAAAGGACGAAGAATACATACAATACATATTTGTGTTTGAGAGAGACTTCTTGAGCCAATCACATCCCCAAAGAAGACATGAATCATTAAAGATGGGGTTTCTTTAAATGAGTAGTTGAGTGAACTATTCAATTGAATGATGTTGAGCATGTTTCCCAACAGCCAATGGCCAGAGAAACAGGCATGAAAGAGTGCAATGCAattctttacaaaaattatattctaggttgttgttgttgttgttgtcctAAACACTAGAAACATGAGTAGAAATAATTTGAGATGGAATTAATTGCATGGggtttttttattggcaccaggtgtctggaaacagtgtcccgactaatcccagagGTGCAAAGACCCTCGGCAAGGACTAGGAGTGTCCTGCAAGTGaaccttgggtaattcaagggaaaaatcccttAGTCTAATGGCCACTGgtaattgtttgcacccaagaggattcaaaccttagacctagagggagcataccatCAAGACCAACtaaccaaggcctttaccacttgagccaacccctaggggttattAATTGCATGGGTTCTTGATGCTCATTACTTACCCAGAGGGAGATGCCTCAGATGCTTGTTGGTCGAACATGGGAGTGCTTGAGCTCGATGTCTTGTCTGGAACAGTTGCACTTGCTTTCAAAACTGCAttcataataaataagataGGAAAAGAGGGAATAGGGTCATTctcaccaaaaaaaaatctgaaacaaagACATAAAATCTCCTTCTCAGCCTCACTACAGGAGTAGAGCTTAGATTTACAAGATTCACTCCTTCATAGTACATACACTTCATGTGactaacaaaattaacatttaaaCCTCTATATATTGATTGATATTGCTCCTCTAGGCAGCAGTAGAGCCCAGGCCTGGGTTCCAAACCAGCATCCATAGCAAGCAATGCCATTGTCCCAATGGCATTGTGCAACGCTTAGGGTTACATAGTCTCACACAAGTCAATAGAGAAAGGAAACtttgcatgtatgtatgtatgaatgtacaGTCTTTATATACTACATTAAAGTCATGAAAAATCCAACAACTCAACAAGTTAAGAttacaaaatctcaaactctaagcaaacaaaaataaaggaatCGCCAGCCCAATTATATATGCATTACAGTGTCTTAAGCCTAAGCTTAAACAAGTCCACATtcaaagcattttttttattgatcctTCGGAGGAAAACTTGTGCATGTCCCTGACTAgccaaaaagaagaaacataGGAACAAACTTCTAACAGTCTTTATGTTAGAGTTGCAGACTGAAGAGATGAATTAATAGCGAAGGAGCATTCATAGGTTCAGAATAGGCACTTATTGAACAATGGTGAATATAACATCAATGGTGAGCAAGTTGggtatattttactattatatgACAGTTAAACTTCACATTATTGAACAATGCTGTCGTCAAACAATGACCACGAGACAAAAGGACCAGTGTTCAACACTACATATATACTTCAAATTAGCATACCGTGAATGGGACAAGGATTTTGATCTCTTGAACAGCAACTCTTGCATGACTTGAATGGACACCTACATTGTCAGTTTTGTTTACGAAAGATATAATCTCAATGTGtaaaaataaaggagaaatCAAAACACATTTCTGAAAaacttctgaaaaaaaaaaaacccataaaattacttttcaacCTTAACCATCcgtaaaaatacatttcatttaaaaggGGTTAAAGGGGTTCTATTAGATGGGCAATAGACATGCTCGAATGGGTAATCATACTGCTTAACAtgccttttttctttattcttgaAAGACCTAGGAGCCACCGTTTGATGACTCGGGAATGTAAAATCTTCCATGTTCGACATAGAAAGTTAGATTTATGCAGCTCATATTCTAACTAGCCCATCCTCGTTATTTGTTTCTTAAGAGTTCAAGAGGTTTGAGGCAAAGGAACGCATTTTAATCAATTATCCCGCCTTCTTACAATGTCGTATAGTATAATGTTCAATTCATGTGCCTAAGAAAGACCTTCCTCTCGGTTCACATTTTCTATCGACCATTTTTGTAGTTTATCCGCTGCACAACACTAGTCAATATCCCAAAACCGCGACTTCTATTGCAATTTgacttgattttctttcttgctttccaaatcgaaaaatgaaaaaataaatatctctACCAAGGAAGAACTGCATCAAGAAAGTAATTAAACCCTCCAAAAACCCAAAAGGTAATACAAAAACATAGAGGCACACATACCaaaaaattctagggtttcgaAACCTATACAAGCGCAAACCAAAATAAGCAAGAGAATACCTGGAGCGAGCAACATTGCCGCATATCTGACACTTAGGCTTGTTGAGCCCGCGGAGGGTCTTCGGCGGCGTGTCCGTACGGTGCGAGGAGTTGTGGGATGCGGCGGGGGCGGTGGTATTGTGGGACGGAGCTGGCGACGAGGCCGCCATCGATGAAGGTTGGAGCTTTCCGAGGTAAGCTTCTAGGAAGCCAGCGTTGGAGCTTTATTTGTGTTCGTTTGTTTTGGCGCCTGAGAAATTTCGTAGGGGAGTTCTAACTTAACTTCAGGCACCGATACAAtggaatattaataataataataataatactaataataataagggATCGGAAGCACGGCACCCGCGGCAATGGGGATTCTTTCATTGCGGGCTAATGGGCCAATGGCTATACATATACGGTTTATTTAAATGGGCCGGGTCggtgcatatttttttaaactttttaatacCAAATGTcagccaaaaaataaaattatatttaaaaagcaAATTGATCAAATGGTGTTTACAAATCAATGATAACATAttgaggaaggaaaaaaattccATGGTATGCCTTTTCTTGAGAAACTATTAGCTTGCATAACGTATCCCCTCCTCTCCCATTCGGAATCTGAATCCATAGATGCTGAGTCTATCATCTTTTTCTATCTGCTTCTAAGAGTGCTTAAATGGTCATTATCCGAGTGAAGGGATGAATTGCATATCTCACTCTTATTTCATTATGATAAGGTGATATTGTCaatcaacttttaatttttttattttaaaaaacaaatcatcgTCCACAAGAATGATGATAAGTATCATCGATGTAAAATATGGTAATAGTGTGATATGTAGTATTTGTCGTCAAGGAATGCATCATCACTCGTCCTTGAAAATTACTCCTGTAAAGATAATATTAATTGAACCaactgattttgttttttgttttttgtttttttaaatcaaatgagTTCATTCGTTGGGTAATAAAACGGGTACAAGACCATAATTTTTAGTGGCGCCGACTACATCTATGGTATTTGAGAATAGTGCCCCATCTATCATAAGAACTTAATGCTTGTCTCCAattaagagcattagcattaatttacgtgtatacatatataaaattacatcttttacataattattttgtcatttaaacaaaatttttatattgactTATGTATATTTGaggcaaaataataataaaaatattattattattttattattattattattttgttaaaatcaatttttatatatatattttgcaattagcatcTACTatatacatttgacattaataataaaaaaataatttttttatgtattatattcaaaatataataaaatgaaaaaaatatatataatatattataataataaaatgaatgtgcatgtgaagatttgttgtgttgttgaaagaggaagaaaatgaaaagattgtgagagagagagtgcgaggggagagaaataatgattaaaatatgttttatagaatgaatagtaattattcaaatttagataagcatTGTTCATAACTaactaaatatttggatatg
This genomic window contains:
- the LOC118349393 gene encoding uncharacterized protein LOC118349393 codes for the protein MAASSPAPSHNTTAPAASHNSSHRTDTPPKTLRGLNKPKCQICGNVARSRCPFKSCKSCCSRDQNPCPIHVLKASATVPDKTSSSSTPMFDQQASEASPSGASLRVVSLRQLSNNFAQFNNVQIPLRSRKPLTKKDAAAINEWRFSKLKEYRDRNVEVEDEAFDRYMHNISLLEEVFSVKSILEGSIEDESSVSNPKPTSMEANTETMVSRLKLQLRSNSIRKDNFRRRIKQIVDEGLKELQKPDLDDAINEPNDQDEQNEGTKKAKISKTEKASTISDLIDKLNKARNEEDLKSCLEMKLQLFNQDTVSNQTGIKDASLEDQTPIIDSEPRKKFHYSLKKLISTTDIDQETLSRIDSHFSSLEQIENL